The genomic DNA CGGATTTTTGTGCATGTCCTTCAAAGGGGACACATGTATGGCAAAGGTTCAAGATACAGGAAGGGTAAAGAAGGGTTGGACCAACAACTACTTCACAGTCCCAAATGGCATATACGAAATGGACATAACAGGCTACGCAAAAGCCGTGTACATATATCTGTGCAGACGAGCCGATAGCGACGGTCAAAGTTTCCCTGGCTACGGAACAATTGCTACTGAGGTTGGTTTTAGCAAATCAACGGTTCGTCGGGCAGTCGATGATTTGATTACAGCTGGACTGCTTATAAAAGAAACGCGTGGGCGCAAGGAAAATGGTGAGTTTTACCCTAATCTCTACACAATAATTCACCCAATGGATGCTGTCTCAGAGGAAGTATGCTCTGACAGACCATACCCACCCGAAGGTATGCTCTCACAGGACATACCTATGGTCAGCGGTGATACACCTATGCTCTCACAGAACATACCTATGTTCTCAGAGAACACAGAAGTAAGATCCATTAAGGACAACCCAATAACAACACCCATTAAGGACACTACACACACACACCATGTGAAAGCAGAAATTGAATCCGCACTTACACAGATAACTGTCACAACAGAAGACCGTGTGTGTGACAAATTTATTCTTGATGAACTCAAAGACTCGTTAGCAGCTATGGGGATTCAAGTGGCCGACAAAACGTTAAAAGAGTGGTTAGAACTCGCTGAAATCACTGAAATTGTTTATGCATGCAGACTTGCGACAACGCAAGAGGGCATAAAAAACCCATCCGCATATATTACCGGTGTACTTAAAAACGGCGTTGTGATGGTGAAACAGAACCCTCAAAAAACAACCAACGACAAACGGTACTCCAATTTTTACAAACTATTTCCTGACAATTAATGCGCCTACGATGCCAATTGTCGGTCCAATGATTAGCTGGTTAAAAGTACCTTATCGTGGTCCTTGGGCCCGGTGATATCCTCGTTATTAGGAGGTGATCACGTTGGTCTTGTTCCCTATCCACCGCTGTTATTGTCGTAAGTGTGATGAATGGCAGTATGTGAAGACTCTGGGTGAAATTGTGAATGGCCCTTGGTTTAAGAAGTGTGGCGGAGAGATGAAGCAGGTGGAGTTGAAACAGAGCCAATTGGATTTGTTTCCTACGCAGGTAAAGAATCCCCGAAGAAAATGACTTCATTAGTACTGAACTGATCCTCTTTTGAATCCCTTGCGTTAATTGGCTCGTATTTCGCTTCTGAGACGTTTTTTGGATTGGCCTAGTATATTTATATGTCCAAGCCGCTTAAACGTCTGAGATGCGATTCTGAGAGGGTATTTTGATGTACATAAAAAACGCCCCCTCATGAATGTGCCAATTATTGTTTTGATATGCGGATTTCTTGCCCAATGTCAGCGATTCGGTGGTTATGATCGTTCAAACGTGCTATGGCCTCGGTTAATGCCAATTTTAGTGTCGTTTAATTCGACGCGGTGCAATATTGCTTGCAATAGTTCCTTAATTTCGTCCACGTGATTCACTCCTACAGCAACATTCTACATAGGGCAGGTAGCCTCCTGTTTTGGGAATCGGTAAA from Alicyclobacillus dauci includes the following:
- a CDS encoding helix-turn-helix domain-containing protein — encoded protein: MAKVQDTGRVKKGWTNNYFTVPNGIYEMDITGYAKAVYIYLCRRADSDGQSFPGYGTIATEVGFSKSTVRRAVDDLITAGLLIKETRGRKENGEFYPNLYTIIHPMDAVSEEVCSDRPYPPEGMLSQDIPMVSGDTPMLSQNIPMFSENTEVRSIKDNPITTPIKDTTHTHHVKAEIESALTQITVTTEDRVCDKFILDELKDSLAAMGIQVADKTLKEWLELAEITEIVYACRLATTQEGIKNPSAYITGVLKNGVVMVKQNPQKTTNDKRYSNFYKLFPDN